In the Enterobacter cloacae subsp. cloacae ATCC 13047 genome, AAGAGGGAGCCAGGCCCCCTCTCTCAACTGGCTTATGCCAGTGCTGCTTTCGCTTTTTCGACCAGCGCGGTGAACGCGACTTTGTCGAATACTGCGATGTCAGCCAGGATCTTACGGTCGATTTCAACAGAGGCTTTTTTCAGGCCGTTGATGAATTTGCTGTAAGAAATACCGTTCTGACGTGCTGCTGCGTTGATACGCGCAATCCACAGTTGACGGAACTGACGCTTACGCTGACGACGGTCACGGTAAGCGTACTGACCTGCTTTGATAACAGCCTGGAAGGCAACGCGGTATACGCGTGAACGCGCACCGTAGTAGCCTTTAGCTTGTTTCAAAATTTTCTTGTGACGTGCACGTGCAATTACACCACGTTTTACGCGAGCCATGTGTGCTCTCCTGTATCTATTCTAAGTTAAAAAAGTTAAACGTTAACGACTTATGCGTACGGCAGGCACGCGATAACCAGGCCCAGATCGCCTTTAGAAACCATGGCTTTTGGACGCAGGTGACGTTTACGCTTGGTAGCTTTCTTAGTCAGAATGTGACGCAGGTTAGCGTGCTTGTGCTTAAAACCACCTTTACCGGTTTTTTTGAAGCGCTTAGCAGCACCGCGTACGGTCTTAATTTTTGGCATTTTAATAACTTCCACTTCGCATTGTTAAATAA is a window encoding:
- the rplT gene encoding 50S ribosomal protein L20 gives rise to the protein MARVKRGVIARARHKKILKQAKGYYGARSRVYRVAFQAVIKAGQYAYRDRRQRKRQFRQLWIARINAAARQNGISYSKFINGLKKASVEIDRKILADIAVFDKVAFTALVEKAKAALA
- the rpmI gene encoding 50S ribosomal protein L35, producing the protein MPKIKTVRGAAKRFKKTGKGGFKHKHANLRHILTKKATKRKRHLRPKAMVSKGDLGLVIACLPYA